Proteins from a single region of Azospira inquinata:
- a CDS encoding class 1 fructose-bisphosphatase, protein MSRLSLSRYLTETRRRQPTLDTSLCQLVEGVAEACKAIAAAIGKGGLAGVLGEAGSDNVQGEAQKKLDVISNQVLLDTNSHSGLLAGMASEEMEVPFPIPEGAPQGKYLLLFDPLDGSSNIDVNISVGTIFSILACPDGSNGAHESAYLQAGSRQVAAGYVVYGPATQLVLTLGAGVHSFTLDRETGTFLLTQENLRIPEETREFSINMSNQRFWEAPVQRYVAELQAGKTGPRGKDYNMRWVGSMVADVHRILTRGGVFLYPLDSKMQDKGGKLRLLYEANPMSLLVEQAGGAASTGRQPILDIAPGALHQRVPVILGSRAEVARAVACHQEA, encoded by the coding sequence ATGTCCCGACTGTCCTTGAGCCGCTATTTGACCGAAACCCGGCGCCGTCAGCCCACCTTGGACACCTCCCTCTGCCAGTTGGTAGAAGGGGTGGCGGAAGCCTGCAAAGCCATTGCCGCCGCCATCGGCAAAGGGGGATTGGCCGGAGTGCTGGGGGAAGCGGGTAGCGACAATGTGCAGGGGGAAGCCCAGAAAAAGCTGGACGTGATCTCCAACCAGGTGCTGCTGGACACCAACAGCCACAGCGGCCTCCTGGCGGGCATGGCGTCGGAAGAGATGGAAGTTCCCTTCCCCATTCCGGAGGGAGCGCCCCAGGGCAAATACCTGCTGCTGTTCGATCCCCTGGACGGCTCTTCCAACATCGACGTGAACATTTCAGTGGGCACCATTTTCTCCATTCTGGCCTGTCCGGACGGGAGCAACGGCGCCCATGAAAGCGCCTATCTCCAGGCGGGCAGCCGTCAGGTGGCCGCCGGTTACGTGGTCTACGGCCCGGCCACCCAGCTGGTGCTGACCCTGGGGGCCGGGGTGCATAGCTTCACCCTGGACCGGGAGACGGGCACTTTCCTCCTCACCCAGGAAAACCTGCGTATTCCGGAAGAAACCCGGGAATTTTCCATCAACATGTCCAACCAGCGCTTCTGGGAGGCCCCGGTGCAGCGCTATGTGGCGGAATTGCAAGCAGGCAAGACCGGGCCCCGGGGCAAGGACTACAACATGCGCTGGGTGGGCTCCATGGTGGCGGATGTGCACCGCATCCTGACCCGGGGCGGAGTCTTCCTCTACCCCTTGGACAGCAAGATGCAGGACAAGGGGGGCAAGCTGCGCCTGTTGTATGAAGCCAATCCCATGAGCCTGCTGGTGGAACAGGCGGGAGGCGCCGCCAGCACGGGCCGTCAGCCCATTCTGGACATCGCCCCCGGCGCCCTGCACCAGCGGGTGCCGGTGATTCTGGGCTCCCGGGCAGAAGTGGCCCGGGCCGTCGCCTGCC
- a CDS encoding inositol monophosphatase family protein, protein MEGLDFSPHRARPWVEAVIAAVHKTAREEIVPRFMGVTQQVKDDGTLFSEADLASQRSLVESLPRIVPCPVIGEEMSRNHQEIALTQGGGDVWCIDPIDGTTNFINGLPFFAVSVALLHNYRPWLGVTYNPMSNELFYAWEGGGAYLNGKPLPLRQVTQRIGEAVANVDLKRLDKPLAERIASAPPFYSHRNFGSSTLEWCQVAAGRVDAYLHGGQMLWDYAAGSLILKEAGGYMCTLACDDFHQDKLWRRQVVAALNPTVFTAWRDWLRANNPPPPQA, encoded by the coding sequence ATGGAAGGCCTAGACTTTTCTCCCCACCGGGCCCGCCCCTGGGTCGAGGCGGTCATCGCCGCCGTGCACAAGACGGCCCGGGAGGAAATCGTGCCCCGCTTCATGGGGGTCACCCAGCAGGTCAAGGACGACGGCACCCTGTTTTCCGAGGCCGACCTGGCCTCCCAGCGCTCCCTGGTGGAGAGCCTGCCCCGCATCGTGCCCTGCCCGGTGATCGGGGAGGAAATGTCCCGCAATCACCAGGAAATCGCCCTCACCCAGGGGGGCGGGGACGTGTGGTGTATCGACCCCATCGACGGCACCACCAATTTCATCAACGGCCTGCCCTTTTTCGCCGTCTCCGTGGCCCTGTTGCACAACTACCGGCCCTGGCTGGGGGTCACCTACAACCCCATGAGCAATGAGCTGTTCTATGCCTGGGAAGGCGGCGGGGCCTACCTGAATGGCAAGCCTCTGCCCCTGCGCCAAGTCACCCAGCGCATCGGGGAAGCGGTGGCCAATGTGGACCTGAAACGGCTGGATAAGCCTTTGGCGGAGCGCATTGCCAGCGCCCCGCCTTTTTATTCCCATCGTAATTTTGGCAGCAGCACCCTGGAATGGTGTCAGGTGGCCGCAGGCCGGGTGGACGCCTATCTCCACGGCGGCCAGATGCTCTGGGATTACGCCGCCGGCAGCCTGATTCTGAAGGAGGCGGGGGGCTATATGTGCACCCTGGCCTGCGACGACTTTCACCAGGACAAGCTGTGGCGCCGCCAGGTAGTGGCGGCCCTCAATCCCACCGTATTCACCGCCTGGCGGGACTGGCTGCGGGCCAATAACCCGCCGCCCCCCCAAGCCTAG
- a CDS encoding putative bifunctional diguanylate cyclase/phosphodiesterase: protein MRIRTFVLATSALVALVFFGGGYWAVSRAFDATVQEKAQTDAAVTAQTTFAAMFELMSTGWSRAQAEHFLGGLREATKDSRTQVGIYRGPRVEARFGKIGQPPLDGLLRGALASGQSGQAVEGRTVRFVYPLKAEQRCLGCHTNVVSGDVLGVIEVRQNLQTEVTEARKQFFWSLAALIPLCGVVALLAVWWVNYRLESALRAVEDGVAGVNGVSDLRKLELGQQRPTFTELGRIFQAIEELVSKLRTIAVDKDMLKFEIGLLEKFVITSDIIRDWREYVNHLVVDINKVLNAHVLFSIFQIDDELFDLEIFWYRTPTSMTKERVERYIREVLNNNPRFSDLTSVHINHHVAQLGGEPVELGEEEVRLRVKSFFVDTPKIGGIVGIGVQADELEDDTRHLVLDSVLSTLLNVVGSVKAIYKYTKDLEYYATRDPLTDLFNQRVFWEMLGYEVGRAQRHQLHFGLLLIDLDNFKLVNDNYGHAVGDKFLQQFAREVRGALRGGDIFARYGGDEFVVVLPEADFQESCTVAYRILDAARNTTVQAPGGEGLHCSASIGLSVYPDHATEAKDLFLFADNMMYKAKAEGKERVAVPTAEDAMEVFRDISQRSVTILTAVEEKAIIPFYQPILDIQGQEVMAYEVLSRMEVDGHLLRADEFIELAEKIGVIHRLDCLVIEKALDQLKDSGHDGFIFINLSPRAMVLKEFARSLRQIVSDSGIQPDRIVFEITERDTVKNLSLLERFLNDLKFDGFKLAIDDFGSGFSSFHYLRRFPVDFLKVEGDFVANILNNAKDRAFVQSMNALAHELNIRVVAEYVESKEVLEELGRMGIDLAQGYYVGRPARNVLERHWQPPQGNRI from the coding sequence ATGCGAATTCGGACTTTTGTGCTGGCCACCTCGGCTCTCGTGGCCCTGGTTTTTTTCGGCGGCGGTTATTGGGCGGTGAGCCGGGCTTTTGATGCCACGGTGCAGGAAAAGGCCCAGACAGATGCGGCAGTGACGGCCCAGACCACTTTTGCCGCCATGTTCGAATTAATGAGCACGGGCTGGAGTCGGGCCCAGGCGGAACATTTTCTCGGTGGTCTGCGGGAGGCCACCAAGGATTCCCGTACCCAGGTGGGTATTTACCGGGGCCCCCGGGTGGAGGCCCGCTTCGGCAAAATCGGCCAGCCGCCCCTGGACGGCCTGCTGCGCGGTGCCCTTGCCAGTGGCCAATCCGGTCAGGCGGTGGAAGGGCGGACGGTGCGCTTTGTCTATCCCCTGAAGGCGGAACAACGTTGCTTGGGCTGTCACACCAATGTGGTGTCAGGGGATGTGCTGGGGGTCATTGAGGTCCGGCAGAATCTTCAGACCGAGGTGACCGAGGCGCGCAAGCAATTTTTCTGGTCCCTGGCTGCCCTTATTCCCCTTTGCGGCGTGGTGGCCCTGCTCGCCGTGTGGTGGGTCAATTACCGGCTGGAATCCGCCCTGCGGGCGGTGGAGGACGGTGTGGCCGGGGTGAATGGGGTGTCCGATCTACGGAAGCTGGAATTAGGCCAGCAGCGCCCCACCTTTACGGAACTGGGGCGCATTTTTCAGGCGATCGAGGAACTGGTGAGCAAGCTGCGGACTATCGCGGTGGATAAGGACATGCTCAAGTTCGAAATCGGCCTCCTGGAAAAATTCGTCATTACCTCGGACATCATCCGGGACTGGCGGGAGTACGTGAATCACCTGGTGGTGGATATCAACAAGGTGCTCAATGCCCACGTGCTCTTTTCCATTTTCCAGATCGACGACGAACTCTTTGACCTGGAAATTTTCTGGTACCGCACCCCCACGTCCATGACCAAGGAACGGGTGGAGCGCTATATCCGGGAAGTGCTGAACAACAACCCCCGCTTTTCTGACCTGACCAGCGTCCATATCAACCATCACGTGGCCCAGCTGGGCGGCGAGCCGGTGGAGCTGGGGGAAGAGGAAGTGCGCCTGCGGGTCAAATCCTTCTTCGTGGATACCCCCAAGATCGGCGGTATTGTGGGCATTGGGGTCCAGGCCGACGAGCTGGAAGACGATACCCGCCATCTGGTGCTGGACAGCGTGCTTTCCACCCTGCTCAATGTGGTGGGCTCGGTGAAGGCCATCTACAAGTACACCAAGGATTTGGAGTATTACGCCACCCGGGACCCCCTGACCGACCTGTTCAACCAGCGGGTATTTTGGGAAATGCTGGGCTACGAAGTGGGCCGGGCTCAACGTCACCAGCTCCATTTCGGGCTGTTGCTCATCGACCTGGACAACTTCAAGCTGGTCAATGACAACTACGGCCACGCGGTGGGGGACAAATTCCTCCAGCAATTCGCCCGGGAAGTGCGGGGTGCCCTGCGGGGCGGGGATATTTTCGCCCGCTACGGCGGGGACGAATTTGTGGTGGTGCTGCCCGAAGCAGATTTCCAGGAAAGCTGTACCGTGGCCTATCGCATCCTGGATGCGGCCCGCAATACCACGGTCCAGGCGCCGGGCGGGGAAGGGCTCCATTGTTCCGCCTCCATCGGCCTGTCCGTTTATCCGGACCATGCCACGGAGGCCAAGGACCTGTTCCTCTTCGCCGACAACATGATGTACAAGGCTAAGGCGGAAGGGAAAGAGCGGGTGGCGGTGCCCACCGCCGAGGACGCCATGGAAGTGTTCCGGGATATTTCCCAGCGCAGCGTCACCATCCTTACCGCCGTGGAAGAAAAGGCCATCATTCCTTTCTACCAGCCCATTCTGGACATTCAGGGCCAGGAGGTCATGGCCTACGAAGTGCTCTCCCGCATGGAAGTGGATGGCCATCTGCTGCGGGCGGATGAATTCATCGAACTGGCGGAAAAGATCGGCGTCATCCATCGCCTGGATTGCTTGGTAATCGAGAAGGCTTTAGACCAGCTCAAGGATTCGGGCCACGACGGCTTCATTTTCATCAATCTGTCGCCCCGGGCCATGGTGCTCAAGGAATTTGCCCGCTCCCTGCGCCAGATCGTCAGCGATAGCGGCATCCAGCCGGACCGCATCGTCTTTGAGATTACGGAGCGGGATACGGTGAAAAACCTCTCCCTGCTGGAGCGCTTCCTCAATGACCTGAAATTCGACGGCTTTAAGCTGGCCATCGACGACTTCGGCTCCGGCTTTTCTTCCTTCCACTATCTGCGCCGCTTCCCCGTGGATTTCCTCAAGGTGGAAGGGGATTTTGTCGCCAATATCCTGAATAACGCCAAGGATCGGGCCTTTGTGCAGAGCATGAATGCCCTGGCCCATGAACTGAATATCCGGGTGGTGGCGGAATACGTGGAAAGCAAGGAAGTGCTGGAAGAGCTGGGCCGCATGGGCATTGATCTGGCCCAGGGCTACTACGTGGGCCGTCCGGCCCGGAACGTGTTGGAGCGGCATTGGCAGCCGCCCCAGGGCAACCGGATCTAG
- a CDS encoding 16S rRNA (uracil(1498)-N(3))-methyltransferase, which produces MNAPRFFCPLPLSQGALVALPPFAARHAVRVLRLAEGDCLTLFNGEGGEYLGVIQSTGKDQVQVRLEDYQAVERESLLDLVLVQAVQGADKMDFTVQKAVELGVSRFQPVASRRSVVRLAGERADKRVEHWRGVAVSACEQCGRNRVPAVEGVLTLEKYLARPAAPDTLRLVLSPGGATALCQLPRPQGAVELLVGAEGGLAPEEVAQAQGAGFLPLVLGPRVLRTETAGLAALAAIHALWGDFGGSSDV; this is translated from the coding sequence ATGAACGCGCCCCGCTTTTTTTGCCCTTTGCCCCTGTCCCAGGGGGCTCTGGTTGCCCTGCCTCCCTTTGCTGCCCGCCATGCGGTGCGGGTATTGCGTCTGGCCGAAGGGGACTGCCTGACCCTGTTTAACGGGGAAGGGGGGGAATACCTGGGGGTTATTCAGAGCACGGGCAAAGATCAGGTGCAGGTACGCCTGGAGGATTACCAGGCCGTGGAGCGGGAATCCCTGCTGGACCTGGTTCTGGTACAGGCCGTCCAGGGGGCGGACAAAATGGATTTCACCGTGCAAAAAGCGGTGGAGCTGGGGGTCAGCCGCTTCCAGCCCGTGGCCAGCCGGCGCAGTGTGGTGCGTCTGGCCGGGGAGCGGGCGGATAAGCGGGTGGAGCATTGGCGCGGGGTGGCGGTGTCCGCCTGCGAACAATGCGGTCGCAACCGGGTGCCGGCCGTGGAAGGGGTCCTCACCCTGGAGAAATATCTGGCCCGGCCGGCCGCGCCGGACACCCTGCGTCTGGTGCTGTCCCCCGGAGGCGCCACGGCCCTGTGCCAGTTGCCCCGGCCCCAGGGAGCCGTGGAGTTGCTGGTGGGGGCGGAAGGGGGATTGGCGCCGGAAGAGGTGGCCCAAGCTCAGGGGGCGGGTTTTTTGCCCCTGGTGCTGGGGCCCCGGGTGCTGCGCACGGAAACAGCCGGACTTGCGGCCTTGGCCGCCATTCATGCCCTATGGGGCGATTTCGGGGGGAGTAGCGATGTTTGA
- a CDS encoding thioredoxin family protein — MVSLTTPVCDFGWQAPDFDLPGTDGRRHTLASAKGPRGLLVMFICNHCPYVQAVAPRLVTDSRRLMSAGIGCIAILSNDATEYPEDSFEHMVAQGREWALPFPYVWDGDQTIAKAYGAVCTPDFFGFNADLGLQYRGRLDDTGRNPPRPDSRRELVEAMLQVARTGQGPAEQIPSIGCSIKWKA; from the coding sequence ATGGTCAGTCTCACCACTCCGGTCTGCGACTTCGGTTGGCAGGCACCGGATTTTGACTTGCCCGGCACCGACGGGCGACGCCACACCCTGGCTTCGGCAAAAGGCCCCCGGGGGCTCCTGGTAATGTTCATCTGCAATCACTGCCCCTATGTGCAGGCCGTTGCCCCCCGGCTGGTCACCGACAGCCGCCGCCTGATGAGTGCGGGCATTGGCTGCATTGCCATTCTCAGTAACGACGCCACCGAATACCCGGAAGACAGTTTCGAGCACATGGTGGCCCAGGGCCGGGAATGGGCCCTGCCCTTCCCCTATGTTTGGGACGGGGACCAGACGATTGCCAAGGCCTATGGGGCTGTATGCACCCCGGACTTCTTTGGCTTCAACGCCGATCTGGGCCTCCAGTACCGGGGCCGGCTGGACGACACGGGGCGGAATCCGCCCCGGCCCGATTCCCGCCGGGAACTGGTGGAAGCCATGCTCCAGGTGGCCCGCACGGGCCAAGGCCCGGCGGAGCAGATTCCCAGCATCGGCTGCTCCATCAAATGGAAGGCCTAG